In Microbacterium esteraromaticum, the following proteins share a genomic window:
- a CDS encoding phosphoenolpyruvate carboxylase, translated as MSQEPTNTEAIRVITRFEASHGIPDAMRADVRMLGGLLGQVLRESGTPGLFEDVERLRLATIQASDADDDAFDRAAEIADSFSIERADEVARAFTCYFHLVNLAEEHQRVRILRERSGKPREGSTDTVATAFAQLTEEIGEDAARERLAELRFHPVFTAHPTEARRRAVSGSIRRLSDLLSEHDAASEGGADQRRAHRRMLEEIDTLWRTAPLRAQKPTPTDEVRTVMGVFDETLFSTVPHVYRRIDDALRGAESGASAPVVPAFVRVGSWVGGDRDGNPFVTAAVTREAAAIASEHVLRGLERALDRIGRTLTLDAEDTPPSAEVGAIWQRFADEHPELADDIATRSPSEPHRRVMLALVHRVHATRTEQPGAFGAPEQLLADLRAVQSSLAEAGARRHAFGGLQHLIWQVETYGFHLTELEVRQHSKVHRQALEELDAGAELSAQTEEVLDVFRAVADIQQRYGLRAAGRYVVSFTQSAQDLANVHRLAAYALGDQAPVLDVVPLFETFADLQAAPSILAEVVQFPEFRARLDATGDRLEVMLGYSDSSKDVGPVAANLALYEAQRQIASWAKESGIRLTLFHGRGGALGRGGGPANSAILAQPPHSVDGRFKLTEQGEVIFARYGEPAIAMRHIDQVAAATLLASSPSNEQRTSGAAERFADVAETMDAASRDRFFSLVAADGFAPWFATVTPMEEIGLLALGSRPARRGLSVESLEDLRAIPWVFAWTQARINLAGWFGLGTALAAVGDEARLIEAYRDWPLLRTMVDNVAMSLAKTDERIAREYLSLGDRDDLAKIVLDELALTRDWVIRLTGGDRLLGNKPVLQRAVQLRTPYVDALSLLQLRALRSLRSDNQGETDPDLQRLLLLSVSGVAAGLQNTG; from the coding sequence ATGTCGCAAGAGCCCACGAACACCGAAGCCATCCGCGTCATCACCCGATTCGAAGCCTCGCACGGCATTCCCGACGCCATGCGCGCGGACGTGCGGATGCTCGGCGGCCTGCTGGGTCAGGTTCTGCGCGAATCCGGAACCCCCGGCCTCTTCGAGGACGTCGAGAGGCTGCGCCTGGCCACGATCCAGGCATCCGACGCCGACGACGACGCTTTCGACCGCGCGGCGGAGATCGCCGACTCCTTCAGCATCGAGCGTGCCGACGAGGTCGCGCGCGCCTTCACCTGCTACTTCCACCTCGTCAATCTCGCCGAGGAGCATCAGCGCGTGCGCATCCTTCGCGAGCGCTCCGGCAAGCCGCGCGAAGGCTCGACCGACACGGTCGCGACCGCCTTCGCGCAGCTGACCGAGGAGATCGGGGAGGATGCCGCTCGCGAGCGCCTCGCCGAACTGCGATTCCACCCGGTGTTCACCGCGCATCCCACCGAGGCGCGCCGCCGTGCCGTGTCTGGCAGCATCCGCAGGCTCTCCGACCTGCTCAGCGAGCACGATGCAGCCAGCGAGGGCGGGGCCGACCAGCGGCGCGCGCACCGTCGGATGCTGGAGGAGATCGACACGCTCTGGCGCACGGCTCCCCTGCGCGCCCAGAAGCCCACGCCGACCGACGAGGTGCGCACGGTGATGGGCGTGTTCGACGAGACGCTCTTCAGCACCGTCCCGCACGTCTATCGCCGCATCGACGACGCGCTGCGCGGCGCGGAATCAGGCGCGAGCGCCCCGGTCGTCCCCGCGTTCGTCCGCGTCGGATCGTGGGTCGGCGGCGACCGCGACGGAAACCCCTTCGTCACCGCTGCGGTGACCCGCGAGGCGGCCGCGATCGCATCCGAGCACGTGCTGCGCGGCCTTGAGCGCGCTCTCGATCGCATCGGACGGACGCTGACGCTCGATGCCGAGGACACGCCGCCGAGCGCCGAGGTCGGCGCGATCTGGCAGCGCTTCGCCGACGAGCATCCCGAACTGGCAGACGACATCGCCACCCGCTCGCCCTCCGAGCCGCATCGTCGCGTGATGCTCGCTCTCGTGCACCGCGTGCACGCGACCCGCACCGAGCAGCCCGGCGCGTTCGGCGCCCCGGAGCAGCTTCTCGCCGATCTGCGCGCCGTGCAGTCGTCGCTGGCGGAGGCCGGCGCACGCCGGCACGCGTTCGGCGGGCTGCAGCATCTGATCTGGCAGGTGGAGACCTACGGCTTCCACCTCACCGAGCTCGAGGTGCGTCAGCACTCGAAGGTGCACCGTCAGGCTCTCGAAGAGCTGGACGCCGGCGCAGAGCTCAGCGCGCAGACGGAGGAGGTGCTCGACGTCTTCCGCGCGGTGGCCGACATCCAGCAGCGCTACGGTCTTCGCGCCGCAGGCCGCTATGTCGTCTCGTTCACCCAGTCGGCGCAGGACCTCGCCAACGTGCATCGCCTCGCCGCATACGCACTCGGCGACCAGGCGCCCGTGCTCGACGTCGTACCCCTGTTCGAGACCTTCGCCGATCTGCAGGCGGCGCCCTCGATCCTCGCCGAGGTCGTGCAGTTCCCCGAGTTCCGCGCCCGGCTGGACGCCACCGGAGACCGCCTCGAGGTCATGCTCGGCTACTCCGACTCGTCGAAGGACGTCGGCCCCGTCGCCGCGAACCTCGCCCTGTACGAGGCGCAGCGCCAGATCGCCTCGTGGGCGAAGGAATCGGGCATCCGGCTCACCCTCTTCCACGGCCGCGGCGGTGCCCTCGGCCGTGGCGGCGGACCCGCAAACTCCGCGATCCTCGCGCAGCCGCCGCACTCCGTCGACGGACGCTTCAAGCTCACCGAGCAGGGCGAGGTGATCTTCGCGCGCTACGGCGAGCCGGCGATCGCGATGCGGCACATCGACCAGGTCGCCGCCGCGACGCTGCTCGCCTCGTCACCCAGCAACGAGCAGCGCACCAGCGGTGCGGCCGAGCGGTTCGCCGACGTCGCCGAGACCATGGACGCCGCCTCTCGCGATCGGTTCTTCTCGCTCGTCGCCGCCGACGGCTTCGCGCCGTGGTTCGCGACCGTCACCCCGATGGAGGAGATCGGTCTGCTCGCGCTCGGCTCGCGCCCGGCACGCCGCGGGCTCTCCGTCGAGTCGCTCGAAGATCTGCGCGCCATCCCGTGGGTGTTCGCATGGACACAGGCGCGCATCAACCTCGCCGGGTGGTTCGGTCTGGGCACGGCACTGGCGGCTGTCGGCGACGAGGCCAGGCTGATCGAGGCGTACCGCGACTGGCCGCTGCTGCGCACCATGGTCGACAACGTCGCGATGAGCCTGGCGAAGACCGACGAGCGCATCGCCCGCGAATACCTCTCGCTCGGCGACAGGGACGATCTGGCGAAGATCGTGCTCGATGAGCTTGCTCTCACGCGCGACTGGGTGATCCGCCTCACGGGCGGCGACCGGCTGCTCGGCAACAAGCCCGTGCTGCAGCGGGCCGTGCAGCTGCGCACACCCTACGTCGACGCCCTCTCGCTGCTGCAGCTGCGGGCACTGCGCTCGCTGCGCTCCGACAACCAGGGCGAGACCGACCCCGATCTGCAGCGGCTGCTGCTGCTTTCGGTCAGTGGAGTCGCCGCCGGCCTGCAGAACACCGGGTGA
- the gdhA gene encoding NADP-specific glutamate dehydrogenase, with the protein MTDNTADFHPLSDAAQPVFDAVRDLNPNEPEFHQAVHEVLHSIGPVLDRHPKYLDNGVLERLVEPERQVIFRVPWIDDAGRLQVNRGYRVQYNSALGPYKGGLRFHPSVNISIIKFLGFEQIFKNALTGQGIGGGKGGSNFDPHGKSEAEVMRFCQSFMSELFRHIGEHTDVPAGDIGVGGREIGYLFGMYRKMTNRHESGILTGKGIGWGGAQVRTEATGYGAVFFVQEMLAVHGESLEGKRVAVSGSGNVAIYAIEKATQLGARAVTASDSSGYIVDDAGIDLALLRQIKEVERGRIVEYANRRPGARFVEGGNVWETPVDIAVPSATQNELSEESARMLIANGVRAVAEGANMPSTPEAVGAFQDSEVLFAPGKAANAGGVATSALEMSQNASRQRWNFANSEQKLRDIMADIHDASFRAAERYGTPGDYVAGANIAGFERVADAMLAQGVI; encoded by the coding sequence GTGACCGACAACACTGCCGACTTCCATCCGCTCAGCGATGCCGCCCAGCCCGTCTTCGACGCCGTGCGCGACCTCAACCCGAATGAGCCGGAGTTCCACCAGGCGGTGCACGAGGTGCTGCACTCGATCGGCCCCGTTCTCGATCGGCACCCGAAGTACCTCGACAACGGCGTGCTCGAGCGCTTGGTCGAACCAGAGCGCCAGGTCATCTTCCGTGTGCCGTGGATCGACGACGCAGGCAGGCTCCAGGTCAACCGCGGCTACCGGGTGCAGTACAACTCGGCCCTCGGTCCGTACAAGGGCGGACTGCGTTTCCACCCCTCGGTGAACATCTCGATCATCAAGTTCCTCGGCTTCGAGCAGATCTTCAAGAACGCGCTCACCGGTCAGGGAATCGGCGGCGGCAAGGGCGGCTCGAACTTCGACCCGCACGGCAAGAGCGAGGCCGAGGTCATGCGCTTCTGCCAGTCGTTCATGAGCGAGCTCTTCCGCCACATCGGCGAGCACACCGACGTGCCCGCGGGTGACATCGGCGTCGGCGGCCGCGAGATCGGCTACCTGTTCGGCATGTATCGCAAGATGACGAACCGTCACGAGTCGGGCATCCTCACCGGCAAGGGCATCGGCTGGGGCGGTGCGCAGGTGCGCACCGAGGCGACCGGCTACGGCGCCGTGTTCTTCGTGCAGGAGATGCTCGCGGTGCACGGCGAGAGCCTCGAGGGCAAGCGCGTCGCCGTGTCGGGTTCGGGCAACGTGGCGATCTACGCGATCGAGAAGGCAACCCAGCTCGGTGCGCGGGCCGTCACGGCATCCGACTCGTCCGGCTACATCGTCGACGATGCCGGCATCGACCTCGCCCTGCTGCGCCAGATCAAGGAGGTCGAGCGCGGCCGCATCGTCGAGTACGCGAACCGTCGCCCCGGAGCCCGCTTCGTCGAGGGCGGCAACGTCTGGGAGACCCCGGTCGACATCGCGGTTCCCTCGGCCACCCAGAACGAGCTGAGCGAGGAGTCGGCCCGCATGCTCATCGCCAACGGCGTGCGTGCGGTCGCCGAGGGCGCCAACATGCCCTCCACTCCCGAGGCCGTGGGCGCGTTCCAGGACTCCGAGGTGCTGTTCGCCCCCGGCAAGGCCGCGAACGCCGGCGGCGTCGCGACGTCTGCACTCGAGATGAGCCAGAACGCCTCCCGTCAGCGCTGGAACTTCGCGAACAGCGAGCAGAAGCTGCGCGACATCATGGCCGACATCCACGACGCATCGTTCCGCGCCGCCGAGCGCTACGGCACCCCAGGCGACTACGTCGCGGGCGCCAACATCGCCGGCTTCGAGCGGGTGGCCGACGCGATGCTGGCCCAGGGCGTCATCTGA
- the cydB gene encoding cytochrome d ubiquinol oxidase subunit II — MEPLPVVWFIAIAVLWTGYLLLEGFDLGVGMHMVFSTRSERDRRVMLNTIGPVWDGNEVWLITAGAAMFAAFPAWYASLFSTLYVPLTIALVGLIVRAVGIEYRGKIHTERWRTFWTWMIGLGSLIVAFCIGAALALTSTGLPIDANGDRVGGPFVWLTLPAVLGGLAVVGFALLHSATFLGLKADGPVRERAGAFAARWAPVCIAPAAVWAIWVQLAHGGSVLAWAFIALAVLAAAFGWLAAQRRHEGRAFIGFAGFGLFGAAAIFAGMFPRLLPSTVDAAFDLTVWNAANGPYTLGVMTVVAAVSLPVIVLYQAWSYWIFRKRVTPGMIPEVHIVLPAVLRAR; from the coding sequence GTCGTCTGGTTCATCGCGATCGCCGTGCTCTGGACCGGCTACCTTCTGCTCGAGGGCTTCGACCTCGGCGTCGGCATGCACATGGTCTTCTCCACCCGATCCGAGCGCGATCGCCGCGTGATGCTCAACACGATCGGCCCGGTGTGGGACGGCAACGAGGTGTGGCTGATCACGGCGGGCGCCGCGATGTTCGCCGCGTTCCCCGCCTGGTACGCGTCGCTGTTCTCGACGCTGTACGTGCCGCTCACGATCGCGCTCGTCGGTCTCATCGTGCGCGCGGTGGGCATCGAGTACCGCGGCAAGATCCACACCGAGCGCTGGCGCACCTTCTGGACGTGGATGATCGGCCTCGGCTCGCTCATCGTCGCGTTCTGCATCGGCGCGGCGCTCGCGCTCACCTCGACGGGCCTGCCGATCGATGCGAACGGCGACCGGGTCGGCGGCCCCTTCGTGTGGCTCACGCTGCCCGCGGTGCTCGGCGGACTCGCGGTGGTCGGCTTCGCTCTGCTGCACTCGGCGACCTTCCTCGGGCTCAAGGCCGATGGTCCGGTGCGCGAGCGCGCCGGCGCCTTCGCCGCGCGCTGGGCGCCGGTGTGCATCGCACCCGCGGCGGTCTGGGCGATCTGGGTGCAGCTGGCGCATGGCGGCAGCGTGCTCGCCTGGGCGTTCATCGCGCTGGCTGTTCTCGCCGCGGCGTTCGGCTGGCTGGCCGCCCAGCGTCGGCACGAGGGGCGTGCCTTCATCGGGTTCGCCGGGTTCGGGCTGTTCGGCGCCGCGGCGATCTTCGCGGGTATGTTCCCGCGGCTGCTTCCCTCGACGGTCGACGCCGCCTTCGACCTCACGGTGTGGAACGCCGCCAACGGACCCTACACGCTGGGCGTCATGACCGTGGTGGCGGCCGTGTCGCTGCCGGTCATCGTGCTCTACCAGGCGTGGAGCTACTGGATCTTCCGCAAGAGGGTCACCCCCGGCATGATCCCCGAGGTGCACATCGTGCTGCCCGCGGTGCTGCGCGCCCGCTGA
- a CDS encoding Na+/H+ antiporter NhaA, with protein sequence MRISDNPLRGQQFPAALLLAAAALGLLLANLPTHDAIADILHAHIAIPGTGLDLSVHEWVADGLLAIFFLVVAIELRHELTHGELDSLHKAVQPAIAATGGVIVPIAVYLLIAGPAAGAGTTVGWPIPTATDIAFALGVLAMFGKGLPSAVRVFLLALAILDDIIGIIFIAVLFAHDVNWVMFAAAVACVAVFAVLSRIVAKGGSSGIAVLMGVIGVFAWGFMALSGIHATIAGVMLGLAMSPAPAEKTRHALEPTVNGVILPIFAFVAAFVVIPQVSPAQLSPAFWGILIALPVGKIIGIGLFGWLSMQLRPKGTEPALRLPDILAAGTLGGIGFTVSLLLANLAFAGADEVRDQAILGVLGGSLIALLLSAVIVSSRARAYRTLAAATE encoded by the coding sequence ATGCGTATCTCGGACAATCCTCTTCGCGGTCAGCAGTTCCCTGCGGCGCTCCTGCTCGCGGCCGCCGCGCTCGGTCTGCTGCTCGCCAATCTGCCCACGCACGACGCCATCGCCGACATCCTGCACGCGCATATCGCGATCCCCGGCACCGGGCTCGATCTGTCCGTGCACGAGTGGGTGGCAGACGGCCTTCTCGCCATCTTCTTCCTCGTCGTCGCGATCGAGCTGCGTCATGAGCTCACCCACGGTGAGCTGGACTCGCTGCACAAGGCGGTGCAGCCCGCGATCGCCGCGACCGGCGGCGTGATCGTGCCGATCGCGGTCTACCTGCTCATCGCGGGTCCTGCGGCGGGCGCGGGCACGACGGTCGGATGGCCGATCCCCACCGCCACCGACATCGCCTTCGCGCTCGGCGTGCTCGCCATGTTCGGCAAGGGGCTGCCGTCGGCGGTGCGCGTGTTCCTGCTGGCGCTCGCGATCCTCGACGACATCATCGGGATCATCTTCATCGCCGTGCTCTTCGCCCATGACGTGAACTGGGTGATGTTCGCGGCCGCGGTCGCATGCGTCGCGGTGTTCGCCGTTCTCAGCCGGATCGTCGCGAAGGGCGGCTCCTCGGGGATCGCGGTGCTCATGGGCGTCATCGGCGTGTTCGCGTGGGGCTTCATGGCGCTCTCGGGCATCCATGCCACCATCGCGGGCGTCATGCTGGGGCTGGCGATGTCGCCCGCGCCGGCCGAGAAGACGCGACACGCGCTCGAGCCCACCGTCAACGGCGTCATCCTGCCGATATTCGCGTTCGTCGCGGCGTTCGTCGTGATCCCGCAGGTGTCGCCGGCCCAGCTGTCGCCGGCGTTCTGGGGCATCCTCATCGCCCTGCCGGTCGGCAAGATCATCGGCATCGGCCTCTTCGGATGGCTCAGCATGCAGTTGCGCCCGAAGGGCACCGAGCCCGCTCTGCGCCTGCCAGACATCCTGGCGGCGGGAACCCTCGGCGGCATCGGCTTCACGGTGTCGCTGCTGCTGGCGAACCTGGCGTTCGCCGGCGCGGACGAGGTGCGCGACCAGGCCATCCTCGGCGTTCTCGGTGGCTCGCTGATCGCGCTGCTGCTGTCGGCGGTGATCGTCTCCTCGCGTGCCAGGGCCTACCGCACCCTGGCCGCAGCGACGGAGTGA
- a CDS encoding gamma carbonic anhydrase family protein, which produces MMYEHLGARPRIHDTAVVAPTAVISGDVEIGPSCQVLHGAVITAEGGPITLGEHVIVMENALIRATAANAVHIGDHTLVGTLASIAGAIVGEEVFLASGARVFNGALIGPRCEVRVNAIVQRRAVLPEGSVVPIGWVAVGDPVRLLSPDQADEIAAAMPDLDFPGHVFGVDRDTPDLMVQLTERYASSLARHAGDHRL; this is translated from the coding sequence ATGATGTACGAGCACCTCGGGGCTCGGCCCCGCATCCACGACACCGCCGTCGTGGCGCCGACAGCCGTGATCTCGGGCGATGTCGAGATCGGACCCAGCTGCCAGGTGCTGCACGGCGCAGTGATCACCGCCGAGGGCGGCCCCATCACGCTCGGAGAGCACGTGATCGTGATGGAGAACGCGCTCATCCGGGCCACCGCGGCCAACGCCGTTCACATCGGCGATCACACACTGGTGGGGACGCTCGCCAGCATCGCGGGCGCGATCGTCGGCGAGGAGGTGTTCCTCGCATCCGGCGCGCGCGTCTTCAACGGCGCGCTGATCGGACCGCGCTGCGAGGTGCGCGTCAACGCGATCGTGCAGCGCCGGGCCGTGCTGCCCGAGGGCAGCGTCGTGCCGATCGGCTGGGTCGCGGTCGGAGACCCGGTGCGGCTGCTCTCACCCGACCAGGCCGACGAGATCGCCGCCGCGATGCCCGACCTCGACTTCCCGGGGCACGTGTTCGGCGTCGACCGGGACACCCCCGACCTCATGGTGCAGCTGACCGAGCGCTACGCGAGCTCGCTGGCGCGGCACGCAGGCGATCACCGGCTCTGA